In one Candidatus Roizmanbacteria bacterium CG_4_9_14_0_2_um_filter_38_17 genomic region, the following are encoded:
- a CDS encoding glutamine-hydrolyzing GMP synthase, translated as MIVIVDFGSQTTHLIGRRIRDFGVDVTIIEPERALRQAQDLRPKGIILSGGPASVYARSAPTIDKKVFDLGIPILGICYGWQLTAHLLNGEVKSGKKEYGPTTLKIDDYSDLFYGLPRETRVFESHGDTVYKMPKGFKVIAKTGSVENAAVREDKRKIYGVQFHPEMHHTKQGRQILKNFITIICNIGVHPVRINTNSIIQEIREKVGDKQVIGAFSGGTDSAIAGALVAKAIGKQFIPIYIDSGLMREGTLERIKSDFPKVLGIKVQVINTRKEFLKRLKSVTDPEKKRKTIGNLYIELFEREIKKYKNVAFLLQGTTYADFIQAKGQGKEKSAHIKSHHNVGGLPKNMKLKLLEPLRYYYTDQVRKIGLLLKLPKDIVFQQPFPGPGHAVRIVGEVTESRLDQQIMADAIVVDELKKSGWYDKVFQCWSVMTGTNSTGVKGDERFYGEVVALRIVDSKDRMTADWSRIPHKVLARLSTRIVNEVPEISRVVYDITTKPPATMEWE; from the coding sequence ATGATAGTTATTGTAGACTTTGGCAGTCAAACCACACATTTAATCGGCAGACGTATTCGTGATTTTGGAGTTGATGTAACAATTATTGAACCAGAAAGAGCCCTTCGACAAGCTCAGGACCTTCGGCCCAAAGGGATTATTTTGTCAGGTGGACCAGCAAGTGTGTACGCACGAAGCGCCCCAACCATAGATAAGAAGGTATTTGATCTGGGGATACCAATTCTTGGCATTTGTTATGGCTGGCAACTTACAGCACACCTGCTTAATGGTGAAGTTAAAAGCGGAAAAAAAGAATACGGCCCAACCACATTAAAAATTGATGATTATTCTGATCTATTTTATGGACTACCACGTGAAACAAGAGTTTTTGAATCACATGGAGACACAGTGTATAAAATGCCAAAGGGTTTTAAGGTTATTGCGAAGACCGGAAGCGTTGAGAATGCAGCCGTAAGAGAAGATAAGCGCAAAATTTATGGAGTCCAGTTTCATCCCGAAATGCACCACACGAAACAAGGCAGACAAATCTTAAAAAACTTCATCACAATAATATGTAATATTGGTGTTCATCCAGTTCGCATTAATACTAATTCAATAATCCAAGAAATTAGAGAAAAAGTAGGAGATAAACAGGTTATTGGTGCATTTTCAGGAGGAACAGATTCGGCAATTGCAGGGGCTTTGGTGGCTAAGGCTATCGGGAAACAGTTTATACCCATCTACATTGATAGTGGCCTAATGCGAGAGGGAACTTTGGAGAGAATTAAGAGTGATTTTCCAAAAGTCTTGGGAATAAAAGTACAGGTAATTAATACCCGCAAAGAATTTCTAAAACGTTTAAAAAGCGTCACCGATCCAGAGAAAAAACGGAAAACTATTGGAAACTTGTATATTGAATTATTTGAGCGAGAGATAAAAAAATACAAAAACGTTGCATTTTTGCTCCAAGGAACAACCTATGCAGACTTTATACAGGCAAAAGGACAAGGAAAAGAAAAATCTGCACACATAAAAAGCCATCATAATGTTGGTGGCTTGCCCAAAAACATGAAATTAAAGCTACTTGAACCACTGCGATACTACTATACCGATCAGGTCAGGAAAATTGGATTATTGCTTAAGCTACCTAAAGATATTGTTTTTCAACAACCTTTTCCAGGACCTGGTCATGCTGTGCGAATAGTTGGAGAAGTAACAGAGAGTAGACTAGATCAACAAATTATGGCCGATGCTATCGTTGTTGATGAACTTAAAAAATCTGGCTGGTACGATAAAGTGTTTCAGTGTTGGTCTGTGATGACTGGAACAAATAGCACTGGTGTAAAAGGTGATGAGAGATTTTATGGGGAAGTTGTGGCATTGAGAATAGTAGATAGTAAAGATCGGATGACAGCTGATTGGTCAAGAATTCCGCATAAAGTACTCGCAAGATTATCTACACGTATTGTTAATGAAGTACCGGAGATCTCGCGCGTTGTGTATGACATCACCACCAAACCCCCAGCTACCATGGAATGGGAATAA